In the Ornithodoros turicata isolate Travis chromosome 5, ASM3712646v1, whole genome shotgun sequence genome, TATTGATGCTGCACTGCGCCTCGCAATATTATTTACAGGCTTCCCAACATGGTAACGAAGAAAGCAGCCACGCATCTGAAACAGTGCGTGCTTCCCCTGGATTTCTGTCTCCCGATGTGAGTGTCGACTCTTACATTGTAATATTACTTAGATATGACATGCATACAAATTGTCacaaagtacttcaaataaCATGTGACTCTACGTGATACATGGTTTCCAAAGAGAAATCGGGttcaactgcaattactcctaTCCTGATCCGGGAAGGAATAATCTGGTTTACCATGGAGATGTCATGTAACGTTCCTTCTCGAAGGAACCCAATAGTCCAAAACTGTgtcctcttctttcttcctcgtgaccccaccctctcgtcctcctcgttgGCACCTTACATGTCATACCATAATGTACAGGGCTCAAACCTTCCAACCAATCTCCTATTACCATGACCTAGCTCCAATACTAGCACCAGCACAAATCTGGCGGAGAACACTGCATTCAGTACCGAATCTGACCCATGTTCTTTCGAGGAGTGGCAGGATGTTGACATGCTGTAGCTTGTTGTCATTGTGGGTGGAAATGACCTGAGCAGAAAATAAAATCTGGGGCAATCTTCGGGACGCCTGTGCTGAATCTGTCTGTTGAGTCTGCCTCCACATGTCTTGACAACAAGCAACACCATGTCAACACCCAGCCCTCGAAAGAACGGTGTCAGACCCGGTACAGTCTGTGATGTTCACCGCCAGTCGGGCCTTATCGGAGTGAGATCATGGTAATGGAAGATTGATTGGAAGTTCCGAGCAATGTACATTAGCACAGTCTCTGGCATTTTGTTTCTTCAATGCAGCTCGACACGACCCCTCCAAACATCCTGGAGTGCATGAACTGTGGATGCAAGCAGCTCAAAAGCACATGTTCAACCGAAGAGAAAGGCACACAGTATTCTCCACCGAAGGAGTCAAGATGGACTCAAACAGTACTTACGAAGACTAGAACAACTGGTATGAGCAACATAAAGACATAAGTGTAACATGTGGCTCATAGGATTTTGTACCTCTAGGCACACAAGCAAATCGTAATGTTGCGGCGCTGCAGACATCATGTACTCAGACAAGTGAAGAGCTTTGTCAAACTCAGCTACAGGACAGTGGGCTTCCTTGGCAGTCAATGCAAACATCCTGCAACCGGACAAGTGAGGAGCCCCATCAAGCTAACCAACAAGACACCGCAGTGCAATGGGAACCAAAGCGTTGTTCCACACCAGTTATGGACGTGACAGAGAGCAGTATCGGTGACACCGAAAACCCAGCAGACACTACATATGTACCGAGTAACGACAGTGTTCTCAGGTAATTACAGTTGTACTTCAAGATCTTGGGTTTTTCTCTGGGTATATTTATATATGTTACATGCAAACTCGTTGCAGTGACCGCCATCAATACCGGTCTGTGGATCCACAGGAGGAGCCAAAATACATAGTGTTTGAAAGCAAACTGAAGGAACTCTTTCGTGTATGTACCACATGTTTGAGTCCATGCACTTCGTCATTCAGCTGTGTCGGATCCCTGCTTCGAGTGAAGTGCTACTGTCCAGATGGCCACATTTTCTGTTGGGAAAGCCAGCCGTACATAGCCAATAAGCCTGCTGGGAATGTGCTTTTGTCAGCTGCCATTCTATTCAGCGGAGCCAGCCCAATACCAACACTGCGTATGCTTCAACTGATAAATGTCAAGGTATGTCCATACTCTGCCCCTAGGAACTAGATGTATCTAGACAAAGTTTAGCGGTTATTTTTACCCTTTAGGCCATCTGTGACAACACATTTTTCTGCTACCAGCGAGGCTACCTTCTTCCCGCAATAACAGAGGTATGCGCTGTTAATATTTGTTCTTTCACGGATTTAGTAGATCATGAAAAGTAGCCCCATTACTAATGTGCTTTCTACCTGCTGCAGGTATGGATACAACACCAAGCCACACTCCTGGTTGAGATGCAGGGCAGGAGAATCAACTTAGCTGCTGACGGACGGTGTGATTCACCTGGACATAATGCAAAATACCTTTCCTACAACTTCTACAACTGGGAGTTGAACAAAGTCATCCACACTGTCCAGGTCCAGGTGTGTGGCTGCTTTGTAAATATCTGTCTGGAGTATTTGGTGTGACCGGTAGCTAATGACAAAAAAATCAACAGTCCAATGAAGTGGCGTCAAGCTACCACATGGAGCTGGAAGCATTGAAACGTGGGCTGGAAGAGCTGAAAGACTTCAATGTTGCGGTAGACACCCTAACAACAGATAGGCATGCCAGTGTCAGAAAATACATGCGCACATCATATCCAACTGTGAAGCATCAGTTTGATGTTTGGCATGTCTCCAAAGGTAGGTGCTTAGGGTACTGGTGTACTGAAATGGTGCTGAGAGATCAGTTTATTTTCTGTTAATTTTGAAATATAGGCATCCGCAAGAAGCTCATGAGTGCGAGCAAGACAAAGGGGTGTGAAGCACTTGAGCTGTGGACAAAGCCTGTTGTCAACCACCTTTACTTCTGTGTCACTCACTGTGAAGGGGACACAGAGCAAGCTCTCTCAATGTGGAAGAGCCTCAACAACCATGCTTGCAATGTCCATGAGGGTCACGAGGGTTCTTATACGCGCTGTTTGCACCCTCTCCTCGACGACACGAAGCGACCATGGCTCATTCCTGGTGAGTATTTTGCTATCAAATTACTGCGCATTGGCACTATTTATTCCTTTCTGCAGTAGCCATAATATAGTGTATGCTCTTTTGAAGGATCACAGCCGCAGAAAAAGCTAGCCAGTATAACATTGTCAAAGTACCTCCTCAAGGACATCCCGAGCCTTTCTCCTGATGTGCAGACTTCAAGCTTGGAGGCATTCCACAGCCTCCTCATCAGGTTTGCTCCAAAGTCTGTTGGGTATGGCCCCAAAACCATGAAGTGCAGGTATGTAGGCATCATCAGAGAATGTTTATTGGTTGTTAATTGGTTGTTAATGTGTAGGACATATCTCGCAATCCTGCATTTCAATGAGAACTCTGCCAGGGCGCATGCTTTCACGGAGGACGGGGAACTACGCTATCTCCTGAAACGGTCCAAGGTGTACTCTGGAGAGTATGTTGCACTGCCCATCAAGGAGGAGCCTACCTTCAGTATGTAAACCATACATAAGTCAGACATCACTATTAGTTAAGTCAGTGGCATGATATCCAGCTTAACTCTTGCATTCTTGTTGCTTTCAGACTATGTGCACAAGCTTCTCAAGAAAGTGGTAGAGCTGTGCGATAGGTGGCCTACGTTTGATGCAGCATGGGCTGCAAACCCTCCTGAGGAGCTCCCCAGCCTGACAAGCAGCCAGCCCCCCATGGA is a window encoding:
- the LOC135394315 gene encoding uncharacterized protein LOC135394315; its protein translation is MRVCGVRGCVNTKESRSGGRKGPGIRYHKVPKNEPARTTWLRLIGRDAVPQDFEISVCYLHFRSDGYVLNMALADASGVGRFRGRLTPGATPSLNLPTGDQHAVQQKNKASLCIPEGCDSQASDGNTAWTGSMVLASQPGNEESSHASETVCASPALLSPNASQHGNEESSHASETVRASPGFLSPDLDTTPPNILECMNCGCKQLKSTCSTEEKGTQYSPPKESRWTQTVLTKTRTTGTQANRNVAALQTSCTQTSEELCQTQLQDSGLPWQSMQTSCNRTSEEPHQANQQDTAVQWEPKRCSTPVMDVTESSIGDTENPADTTYVPSNDSVLSDRHQYRSVDPQEEPKYIVFESKLKELFRVCTTCLSPCTSSFSCVGSLLRVKCYCPDGHIFCWESQPYIANKPAGNVLLSAAILFSGASPIPTLRMLQLINVKAICDNTFFCYQRGYLLPAITEVWIQHQATLLVEMQGRRINLAADGRCDSPGHNAKYLSYNFYNWELNKVIHTVQVQSNEVASSYHMELEALKRGLEELKDFNVAVDTLTTDRHASVRKYMRTSYPTVKHQFDVWHVSKGIRKKLMSASKTKGCEALELWTKPVVNHLYFCVTHCEGDTEQALSMWKSLNNHACNVHEGHEGSYTRCLHPLLDDTKRPWLIPGSQPQKKLASITLSKYLLKDIPSLSPDVQTSSLEAFHSLLIRFAPKSVGYGPKTMKCRTYLAILHFNENSARAHAFTEDGELRYLLKRSKVYSGEYVALPIKEEPTFNYVHKLLKKVVELCDRWPTFDAAWAANPPEELPSLTSSQPPMDKQALIEARQHRLRPCACCLCCKTPGLNPV